From one Lycium ferocissimum isolate CSIRO_LF1 chromosome 7, AGI_CSIRO_Lferr_CH_V1, whole genome shotgun sequence genomic stretch:
- the LOC132064407 gene encoding zinc finger CCCH domain-containing protein 3, translated as MPLGKYYCDYCDKEFQDTPAARRRHLQGVQHQRSKALWYDSLRNPQLFNDPDSFGKGVCNHFVRTGYCQYGDSCKYYHPKQNSQTVNQTGIPPGEISREGFHSTSQPFGSASFPGDVFRENAGASLGNLPPSLRPPPERGYPPLPFVDWG; from the exons ATGCCATTGGGGAAATACTACTGCGATTACTGCGATAAGGAATTCCAGGATACTCCAGCAGCTCGGAGGCGTCATCTTCAAGGTGTTCAACATCAGAGATCCAAAGCTCTTTGGTACGATTCCTTGCGCA ATCCTCAGTTATTTAACGATCCGGATTCGTTTGGTAAAGGAGTCTGCAATCACTTTGTTCGAACG GGGTATTGCCAGTATGGGGACTCCTGCAAATATTATCATCCCAAGCAAAACTCTCAAACTGTGAACCAAACGGGAATTCCTCCAG GGGAAATTAGTAGAGAGGGTTTTCACTCAACTAGTCAACCTTTTGGTTCGGCCTCTTTTCCAG GTGATGTGTTCAGAGAAAACGCCGGAGCATCGCTGGGCAATCTGCCTCCCTCTCTAAGACCTCCGCCTGAGCGTGGTTATCCACCTCTCCCATTTGTTGACTGGGGATAG
- the LOC132064405 gene encoding shaggy-related protein kinase NtK-1 encodes MASVGLAPTSGLRESSGHNAGVDRLPEEMNDMRIRDDKEMEAAIVDGNGTETGHIIVTTIGGRNGQPKQTISYMAERVVGQGSFGVVFQAKCLETGETVAIKKVLQDKRYKNRELQTMRLLDHPNVVSLKHCFFSTTDKDELYLNLVLEYVPETVHRVIKHYNKLNQRMPLILVKLYTYQIFRALSYIHRTIGVCHRDIKPQNLLVNPHTHQVKLCDFGSAKVLVKGEPNISYICSRYYRAPELIFGATEYTTAIDVWSAGCVLAELLLGQPLFPGESGVDQLVEIIKVLGTPTREEIKCMNPNYNEFKFPQIKAHPWHKIFHKRMPPEAVDLVSRLLQYSPNLRCAALDALIHPFFDELRDPNTRLPNGRFLPPLFNFKAHELKNVHAEVLLKLVPEHARKQCPSLGL; translated from the exons ATGGCTTCTGTGGGCTTAGCACCTACATCGGGTTTGAGAGAATCCAGTGGCCATAATGCTGGGGTAGATAGGTTGCCTGAGGAGATGAATGACATGAGAATCAGGGATGATAAG GAAATGGAAGCAGCAATCGTTGACGGTAATGGGACTGAGACGGGCCACATAATAGTGACAACTATTGGTGGTAGAAATGGCCAGCCAAAACAG ACTATTAGTTACATGGCTGAACGTGTTGTTGGACAAGGATCGTTTGGAGTAGTGTTTCag GCAAAATGCTTAGAGACTGGTGAAACTGTTGCTATTAAGAAGGTTCTTCAAGATAAGAGATATAAGAACCGAGAGTTGCAGACCATGCGTCTTCTTGACCACCCTAATGTTGTGTCTTTGAAACACTGCTTCTTTTCCACAACTGACAAGGATGAACTCTATCTTAACTTGGTTCTTGAGTATGTACCTGAAACTGTTCACCGTGTTATCAAACACTACAACAAGCTGAACCAAAGGATGCCATTGATACTTGTGAAGCTTTATACATATCAG ATTTTCAGGGCATTATCTTACATACACCGCACCATTGGAGTGTGTCACAGGGACATCAAACCTCAGAATCTTTTG GTGAACCCACATACCCACCAGGTTAAATTATGTGATTTTGGGAGCGCTAAAGTTCTG GTTAAAGGAGAACCAAATATTTCTTACATCTGCTCTAGGTATTATAGAGCACCGGAGCTCATATTTGGTGCAACAGAGTACACTACTGCTATAGACGTTTGGTCTGCTGGCTGTGTCCTAGCTGAGCTACTTCTTGGTCAG CCTCTGTTTCCAGGTGAAAGTGGAGTTGACCAGCTTGTTGAGATCATTAAG GTTTTGGGCACTCCTACAAGGGAAGAAATTAAATGTATGAATCCCAACTATAATGAGTTCAAATTTCCTCAAATTAAAGCTCATCCATGGCACAAG ATATTTCACAAGCGCATGCCTCCAGAAGCTGTTGATCTGGTCTCAAGACTGCTGCAGTACTCTCCTAACTTGCGCTGTGCTGCT TTGGATGCCTTGATTCACCCCTTTTTTGATGAGCTTCGTGATCCCAATACACGTCTGCCTAATGGACGCTTTCTTCCTCCCTTGTTTAACTTTAAGGCTCATG AGTTGAAGAATGTGCATGCAGAGGTATTATTGAAGTTGGTTCCGGAGCATGCCAGAAAACAGTGCCCGTCCCTTGGGTTATGA